A window of Amia ocellicauda isolate fAmiCal2 chromosome 20, fAmiCal2.hap1, whole genome shotgun sequence genomic DNA:
ttaatttaatgtcaTTGTCTTTGGGTGGGTTACTCTGTTTCGAGGCCTCACCTTGGCTTTCTGTAAAACATTTCCTTTGCTGGCCACCATTATGGATATCGGTCTGTTCTTTAAGGCTGTGGCAGAGTTGACTGGCGATGTGTCACCATTGCTGGGTGTTGCGGGTGCTGCTGTGCATACAGTGGGCTTTGCCTTAGAGAAGAAAGACGGGTGTTAACTCTTCATGTGCTGAAACAGGACACACATTCACTTTGAACACATTCACCATTGAAACTAGTTCTGCAGTTAGTGACAAGATTTAGAAGCGAAGATATGAAAAAGTATCGTTCTCGTGTAAACCATGCAGCTTGGAAGCTTTAAGCCAAGGATTCTCAAATTACAAGACACAAGTACACTGAAAGGTCAAAATCAAAATGGGATGGAAAATTGATGCCAGAATGGAAAATTGCCTCATGCGCCAAGccttatttatttgaatttattgtatttatttatttatttggagtCTAGGTCAGCAGAGAGCAGCAGTGTTTTCTCATGCGGTGATGTAAACAGCTCTTTAAATCAGGCTGACTGGCAAGTCTTACGCTGGAGCTGACTGTATCGAGTAGGACGCTGTCCACTGTCGTGCCCAGGGTGAAGGGCCCCGACTCGGCCTTTTTCAGGTTCTCTTTAACTTCCACCAGATTGAGCTCCAGATCCACTCGCCGCCTCTCCTCCTGCCGACACTCCTCATCCATCTCCCGCAGGCGGTTCTCCAGCGCTGCCTGCTCCGCCCGGTCTgcatcacacagagacacatcacgcaccaagacacatcacacaccgagacacagtaatcagagacacatcacacacaggaacacagcaatcagacacatcacacaccaagACACAGCAATAAgagacacatcacgcaccgagacacatcacgcaccgagacacagcaatcagagacacatcacgcaccgagacacatcacgcaccgagacacatcacgcaccgagacacatcacgcaccgagacacagcaatcagagacacatcacgcaccgagacacagcaatcagagacacatcacgcaccgagacacagcaatcagagacacatcacgccccgagacacatcacgcaccgagacacatcacgcaccgagacacagcaatcagagacacatcacgcaccgagacacatcacacaccgagacacagcaatcagagacacatcacacaccaagacacatcacgcaccgagacacatcacgcaccgagacacatcacacaccgagacacagcaatcagagacacatcacacaccaagacacatcacgcaccgagacacatcacgcaccgagacacatcacacaccgagacacagcaatcagagacacatcacgcaccgagacacagcaatcagagacacatcacgcaccgagacacatcacgcaccgagacacatcacacaccgagacacagcaatcagagacacatcacgcaccgagacacagcaatcagagacacatcacgcaccgagacacagcaatcagagacacatcacacaccaagacacatcacgcaccgagacacatcacacaccgagacacagcaatcagagacacatcacgcaccgagacacatcacgcaccgagacacagcaatcagagacacatcacgcaccgagacacatcacgcaccgagacacatcacgcaccgagacacagCAATCAGAGACACATCACACACCGAGACATATCACACACCGAGACACAGCAATCAGAgacacatcacacaccaagacacatcacgcaccgagacacagcaatcagagacacatcatgcaccgagacacatcacacaccaagacacatcacgcaccgagacacatcacacaccgagacacatcacacaccgagacacaccaatcagagacacatcacgcaccgagacacagcaatcagagacacatcacacaccaagacacatcacgcaccgagacacatcacacaccgagacacagcaatcagagacacatcacgcaccgagacacatcacgcaccgagacacagcaatcagagacacatcacgcaccgagacacatcacacaccgagacacagcaatcagagacacatcacgcaccgagacacatcacgcaccgagacacatcacgcaccgagacacagcaatcagagacacatcacgcaccgagacacatcacgcaccgagacacagcaatcagagacacatcacgcaccgagacacatcacgcaccgagacacatcacgcaccgagacacagcaatcagagacacatcacgcaccgagacacatcacgcaccgagacacagcaatcagagacacatcacgcaccgagacacatcacacaccgagacacagcaatcagagacacatcacacaccaagacacatcacgcaccgagacacagcaatcagagacacatcacgcaccgagacacatcacgcaccgagacacatcacgcaccgagacacagcaatcagagacacatcacgcaccgagacacagcaatcagagacacatcacacaccaagacacatcacgcaccgagacacatcacacaccgagacacagcaatcagagacacatcacgcaccgagacacatcacgcaccgagacacatcacgcaccgagacacagcaatcagagacacatcacgcaccgagacacagCAATCAGAGACACATCACACACCGAGACATATCACACACCGAGACACAGCAATCAGAgacacatcacacaccaagacacatcacgcaccgagacacatcacgcaccgagacacatcacacaccgagacacagcaatcagagacacatcatgcaccgagacacatcacacaccaagacacatcacgcaccgagacacatcacgcaccgagacacatcacacaccgagacacaggaatcagagacacatcacgcaccgagacacagcaatcagagacacatcacacaccaagacacatcacgcaccgagacacatcacacaccgagacacagcaatcagagacacatcacgcaccgagacacagcaatcagagacacatcacgcaccgagacacatcacacaccgagacacagcaatcagagacacatcacgcaccgagacacatcacgcaccgagacacatcacgcaccgagacacagcaatcagagacacatcacgcaccgagacacatcacgcaccgagacacatcacgcaccgagacacagcaatcagagacacatcacgcaccgagacacatcacgcaccgagacacatcacgcaccgagacacagcaatcagagacacatcacgcaccgagacacagcaatcagagacacatcacgcaccgagacacatcacgcaccgagacacatcacgcaccgagacacagCAATCAGAGACACATCACACACCGAGACATATCACACACCGAGACACAGCAATCAGAgacacatcacacaccaagacacatcacgcaccgagacacatcacgcaccgagacacatcacacaccgagacacagcaatcagagacacatcatgcaccgagacacatcacacaccaagacacatcacgcaccgagacacatcacacaccgagacacatcacacaccgagacacagcaatcagagacacatcacgcaccgagacacagcaatcagagacacatcacacaccaagacacatcacgcaccgagacacatcacacaccgagacacagcaatcagagacacatcacgcaccgagacacatcacgcaccgagacacagcaatcagagacacatcacgcaccgagacacatcacacaccgagacacagcaatcagagacacatcacgcaccgagacacatcacgcaccgagacacatcacgcaccgagacacagcaatcagagacacatcacgcaccgagacacatcacgcaccgagacacatcacgcaccgagacacagcaatcagagacacatcacgcaccgagacacatcacgcaccgagacacatcacgcaccgagacacagcaatcagagacacatcacgcaccgagacacatcacgcaccgagacacagcaatcagagacacatcacgcaccgagacacatcacacaccgagacacagcaatcagagacacatcacacaccaagacacatcacgcaccgagacacagcaatcagagacacatcacgcaccgagacacatcacgcaccgagacacatcacgcaccgagacacagcaatcagagacacatcacgcaccgagacacagcaatcagagacacatcacacaccaagacacatcacgcaccgagacacatcacacaccgagacacagcaatcagagacacatcacgcaccgagacacatcacgcaccgagacacagcaatcagagacacatcacgcaccgagacacatcacgcaccgagacacatcacgcaccgagacacagCAATCAGAGACACATCACACACCGAGACATATCACACACCGAGACACAGCAATCAGAgacacatcacacaccaagacacatcacgcaccgagacacatcacgcaccgagacacatcacacaccgagacacagcaatcagagacacatcatgcaccgagacacatcacacaccaagacacatcacgcaccgagacacatcacgcaccgagacacatcacacaccgagacacagcaatcagagacacatcacgcaccgagacacagcaatcagagacacatcacacaccaagacacatcacgcaccgagacacatcacacaccgagacacagcaatcagagacacatcacgcaccgagacacagcaatcagagacacatcacgcaccgagacacatcacacaccgagacacagcaatcagagacacatcacgcaccgagacacatcacgcaccgagacacatcacgcaccgagacacagcaatcagagacacatcacgcaccgagacacatcacgcaccgagacacatcacgcaccgagacacagcaatcagagacacatcacgcaccgagacacatcacgcaccgagacacatcacgcaccgagacacagcaatcagagacacatcacgcaccgagacacatcacacaccgagacacagcaatcagagacacatcacacaccaagACACATCACGCACCAAGACACATCATTTGGAATTGTGCACTAACATCTGTCCCACCcacaataaacatttataaagtgCATTGTGCCAGTTCTTCCTAAAGATTACATTCTTATTCATGTATGCAacagctgtatttatttttcaggatTTAGTTAAAGTTTCATCACTACTAAATGGTAAACCAAGAAGAAAGGTGCCCTTCTTGCATCTGTGTAGTATTTTGATTCATATTAAGacttcaataaaataataatcaaaaacatATGAACCTCGGGACAATTTAATTTGGATATTTTAACATGTAAGGaaaacatttagattttttctttctaattcaATATTTTGTAATAGGGAGAACATGATAAACAAGCCAAccaagaaaatgtaattcagaCCAGCTGACTTGTTCAGTTGTAGCTTACTGAAACAAGAATTCATGAAAGGTCCAAATGAATTACTCTGTTTAGCACGGCCTGTACAAGCTTGTCTTTTTTATACTGAAAAATCTCTGTAACATTTGGAAATTAGTAGTGTACTATTTTCACTGGGGCAGAAAGCCCTTTTGTCACgcatttttaaaaacagctaTTTTTCTGTTGTGAAACACAGTATAGTGTGTGAGATATTCTGCATTTGTAACACAGGCTGGTCTGTGAACCTCCCCCCCAAAAATTGTCTTCCTCAGTGAAAGCCCACCATGTttccagactttgttttcaTGCTATTTGCCTTCCACTACAGATAACTCACTGTTATGAGTCCAATAAAAAGTACGGcagtattctgaaaacaatctAGACCAGTGAACCACATGATTAAAAACATCTTGCTTtatcatgtaaaaaaaaaactaaataaacagaAACCTTTAAATGCACCATTTTCCTTCTTTATTCCCTCTAACATCGATGGCATCCTTTTGTATTTAACTCTTTCACATAACTCAGTCAAATAACCAGTTAATATGTCTTAAAAACACCATTTTGAAAGGCATCTTTTTTTAATGGGAGTCCATTGTGTTGGTGCAACCAGTAGCAGAACagtaaaacatgaaatgttgtatatataaacatatatgtatattttttatttatcccATCATTCACCACCAGATGGAGTGATTATGAGCTGGCCTGAACCATGGGGGACAATTATATTAACTTGCCAATCTGACCAAAATGAGACAGCGTGTATAGATTAAGGAAGGAAGTGTGGTACTCTAATTTCCTTAAAATTCATGGTCAAGGGCAATGGTTCCCACTTTGGGGTCTGTGGGGAGCCCTGAGACAGCCATAGAAAAGCCTGACAACATAACCCTCCAAGACGACAACATTAAATCAGCTCTCCCACTCCATTGTTAGTTTCTGACGGATAGAATCGCTATGACTGTGTTAATGGAGGACCTGTCactataataattattgttaatCACTTAGAATGTCTGTCTGTAATGTATTTCATAGTATATTTCTGTGTCAGGCGATCTGTGTACCTTTAGAGGAGGACAGGAGGTCTTTCAGCTCTCGCTTCTGTTTGCGGAGATGGGCCAGGTTGCTGCGAATctgctccttctccctctccagccGGTCCCTCTCGTCTGTGAAGCGGCGGGCTTCTGCCTCTGTGCGGTTCTTCCCAAGTTTATTCTCTATCGATCCCACCGAGACTAGATCAGAAAACATCAGTGGGTATTAGTATCTATTTATTAGGCCTCCAACCCAGCATATTCACAAACGTTTGTAGTTCTTTTGAATCTGTATAGGATCAATCAATCAAGAACCCTTTACACCTACCTACTGCGGCCACTCTCAGCTTCTCAGGAGTCTCTGTAGGCAATTTCACCGCCTGGGGGTTGGGCACAGATCTCCGCTGGGGTTCGTTATTGGGAAAGGTGATTTTCTGATTCTGGGACTGGATTTTGATGGTGGCTATGGGGAACGGCTGTTCGGCCTCCATCTTTGGCGCCACAGGCTGGACGTGAGTGTTGTTGCATGTCTGCGGTGGTTCAGGGTTAACCTGGGGTGGCTGTTTTATGTAACATAAGGGAACAGAAACAACAGTGACGACTACATGCCATGAAACTGTTCAGCTTGTGAAGTTGGGAAATGTGCTAATTCAATATATGAAGGATACTGTAAACTGTTACAGCAGTTACAATTTTCTGTGACTTTTCCTTGACATTTTTAGTGGTTTTCAGGGACGCTATGCAGCCTTATAATCACCATCACATCCCAATGCTGAGTGCTGATCCCAATATCCTCTTTTTCCCCTGACTTGTATTTACCACTAATTTGATATTATGAAGGCGCTGAGTGTAAATGTTAACAGCTCTAACATGCTACCTTTACACCCCAGCCACCCTGTAAATCATTTCCCATGACTTTTCCAGGCCTGTAAATGGAGAAGTATGCATCTATAAAACACTTGCCCTGCAGTTTCGAAAATGGGGAGAAACTTCCACATTAGCAAAGTTAAAATACAATCGTTTAAGCTGCCCACAGGGATTTCCTAAAGGGGCATTTTGAAAGATTTCAATCATGCATTTCAACTTCTTATTGGAGATAAAATGCAAAACTGGCAAGGCATACATTTTTTATGAATGTGGCGCTCAATATTCAGTTTTCTAAATTAAGAATAAAACATACAGCAAAGCATGGCAGTAATGCGATTGTAATTAATCACATTTCTTAGTGATAATAAAATCAAAGTGTGGATACACGCATACAGTCAGGTAAACTCCAATAAATacgtatttatatatgtataaataataaataataatgtatgtattccATTTGCAGCTACAGTTTTATAGTGCTGTAAATCAAACAGAACTCAAAGCCTCAACTGTCTTATAAAAGGACGCGTAGCTGTGGGGCCCTGATCTTAATGCTCACCTTGCTTGTGGTTTCCTCTGCTTTGCTGTCAACTTCTTCTGAGTCCCTGGGCCCTATGGTGCCTGCCAGTGTGTGGCTAGGGTCCTGGCCCAGCCCTGACGATCCCAGGGGGGAAGTCCTGCCAGAGGTGTGGAGGAAGGATTTCACAGGGATGAGGTCTAGGTAGACTCTGTCTGGATCCTGTTCGGCACTCAGTCGGATACCGACGGCCTCCTGCACGGGGAGAAAGCCATTGCCAGTTTAATGAGGGGCCCTGGGGCCCAATCTTTCACCTGAGTACTGTAACCTGTCTTGTTTGTGCCGCAGGCCTTTGGAAGTCCTATATAAATGTAGGgtggatttattttcttccagtATTAGAATTATTACACTTCTACAGCTACCCACAGATTTATAGGAGTTGCATGTATGGTGATGAAGACTCTTGGGTTCTGGTTTACGTTGCTAAACAAAGGACTGAAAGAACAAACACCCAATGGGATACCAATCTTACCTCCTGCTCCGTCGCGGCCACATCATCGTAAATGTCATCCGGGTCATTCTGAATGGCAGGCAGGTTGTCTGTGTATGTATTGGGCTCAGAGATCCTCCTCTGCATAAGGCTAAACAGCAGAAATCCACCATTATTTATGTACTGTATACCAACAGAGGCAGCTGTTACGTATTCTGAAACCATTCACAggagaaaaatatttaaaaggggATTGCAGGTCGAGTTACAGACTTACTATAAAGAGGTCTTTGCCGCATTGACTATGCAGGATATCCTGTCAGAGTCCACGTAATCGTACGTCAGCTCCTCTGGGTCGGTCTTGGAGCCAGATTGCGACAACAACAGGCCCAGCCAGTGCCCCATCTCTGCTGAGGACTTGGCCTAAACGAGTCAGAGAGAGATGTAGATACTCACTTGAAAAAGGAGCATTATTCATTGTCTCCACAAATCATTCATTGTCTCCTGACTATTTACTGCTATTTACTCCTTCCTGGCAAAGTACCAGGCATTAGGAGTATTAATTAGAAAGGCTATCACATCTGACGGTCCTCAAAGATGCTTTCTTGTGCAATTTCGGCCTTGTTAAGGGAATGCATATCCATTTTTCACTGTAAGTGGCATACTTAAGGTTAATGAGATTCCACAATTTATTCATGGGCAGACTCCATTCTTTCTTTAATACTAGAAAGGCTGAAACAGTTTAGCTGGGTCAGTAAGCACGTCGAACACAGATTTAAAAATCAGATCTGACATAACACTTGAACCCTGTATtaatactacttctactactactaatgatatttcagtatttaACACAATTAAAGACAACAGATGATATATTTTTGTCAGAGGCTGCTAATCGCTTGTGACAATTGTGGGTTGTTCAGCAGGGTAAAGCATTTGCGTTCCTAAATAGTTCCTAAACATCATGACAAATGTACTTTTGAGTGAAAGCCCGAATAAGATGTTTCTAACAAATGATCATGAGTCAAGTGGTGGATTTTCCTTAACTATGTACTGTGTTTGTGACTGACTGAGGCAGTACAACAGCACTTTAAGGCCAGCTCAAAATGGTAATTTACGATCTCTGTCAAATGGACAAGCATAGGCTAACATACAACTATTAAGCTATAATGGTTTGTGAAATAACCCTGAGGCCATTGATTTCTACCTGATGGCCAGTGTATTGAGCCTTTACTTTACAGTAAAGACCGGCCTTTACTGTAAGCATTATCTCCCTTTATTATAGCGTTTTCTAACAGGCAGTCAGATGTCAAACCAAGCACAGAAAACCTCTTGTAGATATGGTGGGGCTTTAACCTCTGGAGCATCAGACTAGGTCAAACTAAAACTCTTAATAGGGACATCAGATAAAATACTCGCCACGTTCTTGGGCTGACAAAAATGTATGGAAAAGCTATTTAATAtgctttctgaaattgtagatgATCTGAAAGAATGATGCAAAATGGCCAGTCATCTTCCTGGCTGCTGCCAAAGGGGACCACAGCCCACAGTCTGACTTTACTGCTCATTTGTGTTACCACAGAGTTGGCAACCCACTCAGTCTAGCATACTGAAACAATGACATGTGTAACAATGCACTTCAAATACTGACAGAGGTGGGAGGAGGTATCTGATGTTACTTTGTAGGTACATATCATTTTATGGTCATTATTTTAAGATGAATAAAAGCACATTGAGGAGCTGGTTGATGTAAGTTGCTCTAGACGGGAGTGTGTGTCTATACTGCTTGTTTTGAGGGGAGAAGTCTTTACACAATCCCTGAAATACCCTCTCAAGTTTTTTTCTAGCAAGAATCCCACATCCCACTGATTTGGTAACATCACCAGGGAGATGATGGATTCCCAGGAGAGTTCAAGGCAGATTCCAAGCCCATCACCAGAATTATCCAGGATATGTTTGTCTCACCTCCAGCGTGGCTAGCTGTTCTCCGTCCTGCTGGATCCTGAAGGAGTACAGGTGGTCCGGACTGGGGTCTGGAAGCACCATGCAGCCTTCCAGGGTTACTGGTTGATGGGTGACCTTGTTCCTGCCCTTGTCCTGGTAGAACCACAGCTGCCCATTTTTAATCGAACACCAGCGAGAACGCCACTGGCTGTTTACGAGCACGTTGAGGTACCCTGAAGGACAGAGCACAGCGGAGTTAACACCCGAACGCACTACAGTTTACCACACTCCCCAACACCTTAGAGAAAACACTCTTGAACCAAAAAAGTTATTTGTATTCTTTTGCAAAATCTCTCTCTTTATTATTAAGATGCAAGCAATTAACATACATGCTAAATGTCCATACTCCTTAGTGTAAGCAGTAGAGgaaggtgtgcgtgtgtgtgtgcgtgtatgaaTAAACAGTTCTCTGCCGGGAAGCTGCAATGCTGTACAGTAACCCTAGTAGGACTGTGAAGAACAGAGCATCCGGTCCTGAATACAGATTGCGTCTCACCAGAGGTGTCGACAGTTTTCTCTGGACTGTCCAATAAGGTAGGTTTCTTTTTTCCAATGTTCATTAGATGACTCAGCTTCAGACCTGCTCCAGATTTTTTCTTGACTGTGGCCAAGAAAGACACAAAAATTATGGGTTACAGATCACGGCCTACAGTCCTGCTAAATCAGAGTAACATTTATTAATGCACCTGAGACAACTCCAAGCCTAAAACAGAGCATTACCGTCTTTCATTTCTGGAGTTTCTACGTGACTGTCTGTGCTGCTCCCGCTCTCCGACGTGATGGAGTACCTCTCATTGGTGTCACCCTGGCGGACAGCAGCAACAATGTGGTGAAGGTCACGTTTGCATTTCACTTCCTAGTCTCATTTTCTTAGTAGCAGTTCCAGTTATAGAAAAGGCAACTTTGTATATCTAACTGATCACAAAGCCTCTTACCTTCGTGCAGATGAGCCGCGGTGAGTCTGAAGTATAGTGGGAAACATCAGAAACGTCAGCTTGTCTAGCACTGATTTCTTGAATTACCTGTCAAAAGTATTTGGTGACAGATTAACATTATAAGACACCTTAACTTTAAAGATAGACTTTGTGTACATCTTGGCCAGGCTGTGatattgctttttatattaaaGAGTTAGCACACCTTGATAGCTCTACATTTAAACACTTGATTAAAACAATACTATTTACACATTTTGCATATTATGGATATTGTTTGTCATTTCCCCAGTTTATATAAACTTGGTTTCAAAAAGGCTGCAGAGTTTTTTGTCTTTTGCTCCAACCGTGCTCCCAGTTACAGATTCATACATATCTGGACACTGCTGTGGATGATATAGGTGTTATATGGTACAATTATTCAGTTAATTATCTATCTGAGAGGTTAAATTGGAATATAAACCAGAAAACATAGCTGTCCTTCACAAACTGATCACTGGACTGCTTGGTGTGTAAGTTGTATGCTACAGATACAAAACTGGACTTAATTTCTGTATAATATTCATGTCATATTGTCtgattattacatttatttgtgtgtttattcatttatttagttgCAGTTTTCTTACAGTTTCTTAGTAATTTGATTCTAAAATGCTCAGTTTTTAAACACGCCGGTATAGATGAGGAAAACAGGACACTTAGAATTCCTGAAGGCAAGAGGACTAGGACTGGACTTCAGGCAGTTTGCAGTTCAAAGGACATCTGACAATTAACAAGGAGTTCCTCCTCACTCTTCTCTGATCCTTCTTCCTCACATTTCACTGTACATCCCCTCCGTCTCTCCCACTCGGCACAAAGGCCAATGGAGAGCGGTTCATTTCTCAGAGTTGCTCACACAAAATCATTGTGATTAATGTGCGAGTTCAATCCACTTCTGCTGAAAGAGGGTGTTTGTGAGAAGTTTTCAAAGAGGTGCTGCTGACAGCACGTCCTCAGCTCCCACACAAGCTTGGCAATGAAGCCCTGTTCATAACGGCAGGTTGGGAACAATCTCAGGCACTGAAGTGACTCATGTTTGATGTGCAGCTCAATGTCAAACGGGAGATAAGAACGAAGGTGCTCAGTTGAACGAAAACTTAAATTGGAAAAGCTCTTACTTAAAACTAGAGGGACCACGACTGTCAATACGGAGTTGTTAACTCCTCTCTCAAAACTTTCCAGAGGTGGCACACATCGTGCTTTCAAAAGCAACTGTACATTTAAAACCGAAACAAGGCCTGTTGTTGAAGTCGAGTATGTTGAATGTCCCTGTGTGGTCTCTTGGCAGCAACTGATACTGGTAGTTTGAACCAACCTGTGTAAATATGatcttttcatatatatttccagaagaaaatcaaaacaaaaaaacagacgaAAATAAACTAGACCCCACAACCCCACTACCCCACCCTGGTGTGTAACAACTTGGTTGAAAAAGTTACAAAACACACTATCCATGGGCATGAAGACCTGTCTGCAGATCCAGTGCCAAATGGGACCAGGGTGGATGCAGTGTGTACAGAATAGTGGGACTCCAGCAGCACCACCTCTAACTGACATATGTGTACTTGTCGCCCAGGCGGCCCAACTGCAAGTTCTCACCTTAAGCCACTGCTCTGTCTGCTCCTTGCTCTGAAGGCCCAGAACGATCACCTCTCCGCTCATTGGAACGATCTTCAGGTTGTGCTCTTTCTTCTTCACTTGCTTCTCTTTGTAAATGACGCTGCAGCCCACCAGACTCACATCTAACTGCGGGTTCTGGTCTTTGGAGCTCTTGTAACACTGCCGAAAGAAACAATTCTCCATTATTACACAGGCCACTGGGCACATCTTTATGAAGTACACATAGCAGTTGGGGGTAAAAAATAATAGAAATCACAGGTTACAGATCTTAGGAAAGCTGTAGAGAAACAGGTTGTCAGCTTTATCCATCCAAAATGATTCCCCCTTCCACTTCCTCAAAGAGGAAATCAATGGCAGTCAATGGAGAGAAAGAGTTAAACTGCAGCAAATCATTGTCCTGCAAATACAGGCTGTAAACACTATGATTAATTTCCTGCAGAAATCAATGTGGCATTGTAGCCTATCTTGCCTTCCTTAAGAACACATCAGTCAGACTGCCAGGTCGATTTTTAATCTCTGTCTAATGGCTACCAGTCAAGTGTGGATGGACCATGTATTTTTAAGAGGATACACAGAAGCAAAAGCCCATCGAAAGTAACAAGTTTTGACACAGATATTTTACTGAGGGAGGTCTCCATATTTAATACACCCAACGAATGGGAACATGACTTATTCATCAACATATGCATGTTTTGACTGATTTTGCACCTCATTTTTCCTCAGTCAA
This region includes:
- the afap1l2 gene encoding actin filament-associated protein 1-like 2 isoform X1, yielding MEKHKGTVLDQLLSELDEFLRILDKENLSSNAIVQKCLLTELLQGYMSSNDGDEEYIYMNKVVMCGQNQEKHVFERDDLSDILTNGNLGKYMPAPQKSLPDLPHPKPCPERDLIPLPKPDSPEGYYEEAQPYDMAPNEDYEAVSSSYESYDEEEVTKGKSTTHQWPSTEASIELMKDARICAFLWRKKWLGQWAKQLCVIKEHRLLCYKSSKDQNPQLDVSLVGCSVIYKEKQVKKKEHNLKIVPMSGEVIVLGLQSKEQTEQWLKVIQEISARQADVSDVSHYTSDSPRLICTKGDTNERYSITSESGSSTDSHVETPEMKDVKKKSGAGLKLSHLMNIGKKKPTLLDSPEKTVDTSGYLNVLVNSQWRSRWCSIKNGQLWFYQDKGRNKVTHQPVTLEGCMVLPDPSPDHLYSFRIQQDGEQLATLEAKSSAEMGHWLGLLLSQSGSKTDPEELTYDYVDSDRISCIVNAAKTSLYLMQRRISEPNTYTDNLPAIQNDPDDIYDDVAATEQEEAVGIRLSAEQDPDRVYLDLIPVKSFLHTSGRTSPLGSSGLGQDPSHTLAGTIGPRDSEEVDSKAEETTSKPPQVNPEPPQTCNNTHVQPVAPKMEAEQPFPIATIKIQSQNQKITFPNNEPQRRSVPNPQAVKLPTETPEKLRVAAVVSVGSIENKLGKNRTEAEARRFTDERDRLEREKEQIRSNLAHLRKQKRELKDLLSSSKDRAEQAALENRLREMDEECRQEERRRVDLELNLVEVKENLKKAESGPFTLGTTVDSVLLDTVSSSAKPTVCTAAPATPSNGDTSPVNSATALKNRPISIMVASKGNVLQKAKEWEKKATS